The nucleotide window TCTGCGCCAAGATCCTCAATAAATGAAGCTTCGGGAGTGACCTTTGACGCGTCAATTCCGAGTTGATCAACGATCAAATCTTTTACTTTTTCAAAAATATCAGCCATACGATCCTCCTTAAAGTTTTGCGTTATTATAAATATTGTCTAACTTGTCAGTCAATTAAACCAACACTCCGCAATAAGTTCCAATTTCCGTTGGGTGAATAAACAAGATTTTATGTTTTGTTTATTTGAGTGGTTTTTGAAAGTTGCTTTTTGTTTATATATACTTTTAGAAGGTTTTGAGGTATGAAGGTTCTTTCTAAGCATTTTGGTGAAATAGAGATAGAAGAGGAACACGTTGTTACATTTGAGAAGGGGCTTATAGGTTTTGAGGAGTATAAGAGGTATGTTTTCATAGAGTTTGAGAAGGATTCTTTTGTATACTGGATGCAGTCAATAGAAAATACGGATCTGTGTTTTTTGGTAGCTAATCCGTATGTTTTTAAACCTGACTATATCCTTGATGTTTATGAAGATGATCTTAGGGGTATATATGCGGAGAAAAGTGAGG belongs to Brevinematia bacterium and includes:
- the fliW gene encoding flagellar assembly protein FliW — translated: MKVLSKHFGEIEIEEEHVVTFEKGLIGFEEYKRYVFIEFEKDSFVYWMQSIENTDLCFLVANPYVFKPDYILDVYEDDLRGIYAEKSEDLMVFVILNVNLEEQKVTANLLGPVIVNTKNNRGVQAVSKINDYPTDYDITSKVGVK